In Colletotrichum higginsianum IMI 349063 chromosome 1, whole genome shotgun sequence, one genomic interval encodes:
- a CDS encoding Hybrid PKS-NRPS protein, whose translation MGHLEGCAGLAGLLKATLSIQRGLIPPNLHLGTPNPKIAPLLGPGKISVPTELIPWPQREPGGNSTKQTPRRASVNSFGFGGTNAHVILESLDDSEVQQQSSSGVVDGVREGSKPTAPVIIVLSAASEPALADLTSRYADYIEKHPGVDLIRLGLTTQRRRTRLAHGISFTGRTRAALVRQMRTAFQAFLDGGKIGVMSSPNRPLSKPVEILGVFTGQGAQWTGMGVKLLDSCPTFARTIAGLDDALAKTMTEEESRDGTTKPWSLIAELRAPAATSRVGVAEFAQPLSTAVQVALVDVLRAAGVNFSAVVGHSSGELAAAYATGLISAADCIRMAYYRGRFCMLGRSPNFDTATNDYKTGGMVAVGLSMDEAQALLAEDELNLGGHVIVACNNSPKSVTLSGDLDKLRELNAVLRERNIPSQMLRVDQAYHSPHMARAGVAYQEALARCRLEAPPRHPSSKACTWVSSVYPDWDPITTQDPDAVPESVRNAQYWVENMMSPVRFREALEKAAPLGETSLILEVGPHPALRRQVADTWAAAGKSCPYRGTLARGADDSESLAGLLGFLWQHGVPIDLSILDSAPSSQQLSDAPVKGSLACTPLSGLPTMPWQHNRVYWRESAKLTQFIHREEANGLLGHCVKGESSYGGIQPLDTESSVAAGGGFKMLRGWSWRQILRLSELPWLNGHSVQGQIVFPAAGYCVMAMDAAKQLTKGLRGLPETGLDTDLELEVVELRDIEFGRAVVFPDKGNEGVNISLHLHDIQFKNHHKDTGTGSVTMELCAAFYIEAQPTAVGEPGRSNVPHVACFGRIVGMLGSSSRRSAFSDAMPPYVKDPVYLQSLSASTVYEAYAQVGLEYSKPFRVDTMERCLGRARSTVKHANVLPEGPGIEDRPSEAEKSCFPVALLDNAFQTSLAGFSAPGDGRLLAPYLPRIIRRLRVDLATYETMVHAETCILLDATLQGRAETKERGEYSEGGGTAAWVANVEGVIMDSQGDLAETHHRMILQVEDLKCVNLLPTHGPYQEGIFSEEIWSPDTEDALHEFAFEADGPGERDALEVVEQLTHYYMCQVYESFSAEEAHDEAKTPWFIRRFWEWLHHRLAQDGQSAYRNPWRNDDGRVERLMRRAESAKHRVEVEILHAVAQNILRVMRQQEGPTILEVLLQNDMLARLYTEPVMYARANRYLGRVAGAISHRYPRCKILEIGAGTGGATGAMFNGLDGAYSSYTFTDISSSFFAKAQDKFKDEVDRMVFKTLDVEKDPAEQEFSPGTYDIVVASNVLHATKDIEQSLTNVRKLLKPGGFLLLLEITDVDKVLVPFLMGAVPGWWLFEDKWRAGTYSPLLPASKWDQVLRQVGFDTGTEFVFNDMENEHLSSVMVARATDQEWNAFQSGATTSKTAFKTDNLMIIAGPNQSGGNLSSSGRLATGVVSALSQFSSTKDHRHPLQIATLDGLEAAAASPLLGNSLILVVSDFDKPVLDDTKPAEWEALKHVFTRAGHEIIWVTRRRIRGDDPKQNMIVGLGRCARFENPALKLQFVDLDDENCADAIRTLALMTCQARVITPVVRDTGSGDTAWLRSMEPEVAIEKGRLMLPRLVRLRDADKRYLARRAGLVPDDEDPVAESDADEDQERHCYGASRDKTPSRSKESLGSVPHPDLPQLSPPLSVDEGCFPGSSPERELRLSHPHGLRLNGPHEAPLFISLSSDGESGKAVVISTRCPDDPAIASTQAGAFPVCAPKELLASADAEEAFLSAVVHSVAATMVFQATINCGEASAAIVVIEPNATFEHLLTQLAERHETHLYVVTSRTPPQGRYRSNTDTSLGPVAVSYLHPRLSAHKAKTLLSKNRAGVIVDCTSFRSPGLTTEFPYNAISFEFPKHWKRFSEEQPMAWVSKSWQASAPGQVPFHPSSLPVSTSGLSTLVGNAIVLAVDMLSTSDALLKTNKVAMLDWRAETRTTTPIHKHGQTQTRLLPNPRTLFCPDKTYLFAGITSDLGLSIAKWMAENGARSFALTSRSPKIPPVWLQEMSKLGAQAVRVFSMDVTDPDSVNRTCDTISNSMAPVGGVVFGAMVLKDTLLENMPLETLQATMAPKVKGAHLVEDYYRDTELDFFIFMSSMSAIVGIRGQSNYCAGNMYGRALVANRRARGLAASTIDLSTVFGVGHFANAGASNLQTVHANLEGFNTLAIGEAELIDSFHEAILRGSPEASATGEVIIGLGSETAMSPDQPVPAAWHDNPRFANFTARADRRHGPRGGAGTGAGARSAGTGRNVREELARSTTEEARLTTLSTCFVARIQEIMQLSASTLRMDVPLTDLGIDSLVAVDLRGWFFKELEVSVPVLSILNGESVKDVCRTILSQV comes from the exons ATGGGTCATCTTGAAGGCTGCGCTGGGCTTGCTGGCCTCCTCAAGGCAACCCTCAGCATTCAACGCGGGCTCATTCCGCCGAACCTGCACCTGGGCACCCCCAACCCCAAGATAGCACCTCTTCTGGGCCCAGGAAAGATATCTGTGCCAACCGAGCTTATACCTTGGCCCCAGAGAGAACCCGGTGGCAACTCTACCAAGCAGACACCGCGGCGTGCATCTGTGAACTCATTCGGGTTCGGGGGAACCAATGCCCATGTGATCTTGGAGTCACTCGATGACAGCGAAGTCCAACAGCAAAGCTCTTCTGGTGTGGTGGACGGCGTCCGCGAAGGGTCCAAACCAACTGCGCCGGTCATCATTGTACTCTCTGCCGCCTCCGAGCCGGCCCTCGCCGACTTGACTTCTCGATACGCAGACTACATCGAGAAACACCCGGGAGTGGACCTCATACGTCTGGGTCTAACAACCCAAAGACGGCGGACCAGACTCGCACACGGCATATCCTTCACCGGAAGGACAAGAGCAGCGCTGGTCCGGCAGATGAGAACAGCTTTCCAAGCgttcctcgacggcggcaagatcgGCGTCATGTCGTCCCCAAACCGGCCGCTCAGCAAGCCCGTCGAGATACTAGGCGTCTTCACAGGCCAAGGGGCGCAATGGACTGGCATGGGGGTTAAGCTACTGGACTCATGCCCAACCTTTGCCCGCACCATCGCCGGTCTCGATGATGCTCTGGCCAAAACCATGACAGAAGAAGAGTCCAGGGATGGAACCACCAAGCCGTGGTCTCTCATTGCCGAGCTCAGAGCCCCCGCAGCCACATCCCGCGTTGGAGTGGCCGAATTCGCACAGCCGCTCTCCACTGCCGTACAAGTTGCTCTCGTTGATGTTCTACGTGCCGCCGGAGTCAACTTCTCCGCAGTCGTCGGGCACAGCTCTGGCGAACTGGCGGCTGCCTATGCGACAGGTCTGATTTCAGCTGCTGATTGCATCCGGATGGCGTACTACCGCGGACGGTTCTGCATGTTGGGTCGCAGCCCGAACTTTGACACCGCCACCAACGACTACAAGACGGGCGGCatggtcgccgtcggcctctcGATGGACGAGGCACAGGCACTtcttgccgaggacgagctcaATCTTGGCGGTCATGTCATCGTGGCGTGCAACAACTCCCCCAAAAGTGTCACTCTCAGCGGGGACCTCGACAAGCTTAGGGAGTTGAACGCGGTTTTGCGAGAGCGAAACATCCCGTCCCAGATGCTCAGGGTCGATCAAGCGTACCACTCGCCGCACATGGCTCGCGCCGGGGTTGCGTACCAAGAGGCGTTGGCGAGATGTCGGCTCGAAGCACCGCCGCGGCACCCTTCAAGCAAAGCGTGTACTTGGGTCTCGAGTGTTTACCCCGACTGGGACCCGATTACCACTCAAGACCCAGATGCGGTCCCGGAATCGGTCAGAAATGCCCAATACTGGGTAGAAAACATGATGTCTCCTGTGCGCTTCCGCGAGGCTCTCGAAAAGGCCGCGCCGCTCGGGGAGACTTCCCTCATCCTAGAGGTCGGCCCACACCCTGCGCTTCGCCGCCAGGTTGCAGATACGTGGGCTGCCGCGGGGAAGTCCTGTCCATACCGTGGAACCCTCGCCCGGGGTGCCGATGACTCCGAGAGTCTAGCTGGCCTTCTCGGCTTCCTTTGGCAGCATGGTGTACCGATTGACTTGAGCATTCTTGATTCGGCACCCAGCTCTCAGCAGTTGTCGGATGCCCCAGTCAAGGGCTCGCTTGCTTGTACTCCCCTTTCGGGGTTACCAACCATGCCTTGGCAGCACAACCGTGTCTACTGGCGAGAATCTGCCAAGTTGACCCAGTTCATCCACCGAGAGGAAGCGAACGGTCTCCTTGGACACTGCGTCAAGGGCGAATCGAGCTATGGCGGTATTCAGCCCCTTGATACAGAGAGTTCGGTTGCAGCGGGTGGGGGCTTCAAGATGCTAAGAGGATGGAGCTGGCGGCAGATCCTCCGTCTGAGTGAGCTCCCCTGGCTTAATGGCCACAGCGTCCAGGGCCAAATCGTGTTCCCGGCGGCAGGCTATTGTGTCATGGCGATGGACGCTGCGAAACAGCTAACCAAGGGCCTAAGGGGGCTCCCGGAAACCGGACTGGATACGGATCTTGAGCTTGAGGTTGTGGAGCTCCGAGACATCGAATTTGGCCGAGCGGTTGTATTCCCGGACAAAGGCAACGAAGGGGTGAACATCTCGCTGCATCTACACGACATCCAGTTCAAAAACCACCACAAAGACACCGGAACTGGGAGCGTTACAATGGAGCTGTGCGCCGCCTTTTACATTGAGGCTCAGCCTACTGCTGTCGGCGAACCAGGCCGCTCCAACGTCCCTCATGTGGCATGCTTTGGCCGCATTGTCGGCATGCTAGGATCGTCTTCGCGCAGGTCCGCTTTTTCAGATGCAATGCCTCCCTATGTTAAAGATCCCGTCTACCTGCAGTCTCTGTCGGCCTCCACAGTGTATGAAGCCTACGCTCAAGTTGGCCTGGAATATTCAAAACCGTTCCGGGTCGACACCATGGAACGATGCCTTGGCCGAGCCAGGTCGACTGTAAAGCATGCAAACGTCTTACCAGAGGGCCCAGGAATCGAGGACAGACCGTCCGAAGCAGAGAAGTCATGCTTCCCTGTGGCGTTGCTTGACAATGCCTTCCAGACATCTCTGGCAGGCTTCTCCGCGCCGGGGGATGGCAGATTGTTGGCGCCGTACCTACCACGCATCATTCGGAGATTACGAGTTGACCTTGCCACTTACGAGACCATGGTACATGCCGAAACCTGCATCCTTCTCGATGCCACCCTTCAAGGGCGTGCGGAAAccaaagagagaggggaatACTCTGAAGGAGGCGGAACGGCGGCATGGGTGGCCAACGTTGAGGGCGTCATCATGGACTCACAAGGTGACCTGGCCGAGACCCATCATCGTATGATACTTCAAGTCGAGGACCTCAAATGTGTCAACCTCCTTCCGACCCACGGGCCTTACCAGGAAGGCATCTTCAGTGAAGAGATTTGGAGTCCTGACACGGAAGATGCCTTGCATGAGTTTGCTTTCGAAGCAGATGGACCTGGCGAGAGAGACGCGCTGGAGGTGGTCGAACAGCTGACACATTACTACATGTGTCAGGTGTATGAAAGTTTTAGTGCCGAGGAAGCGCATGATGAAGCCAAAACACCATGGTTCATACGACGGTTCTGGGAGTGGCTTCATCATCGCCTAGCCCAGGATGGTCAATCTGCGTATCGAAACCCGTGGCGCAACGATgacggccgcgtcgagcGCCTCATGCGGCGTGCAGAATCAGCCAAGCATCGCGTTGAAGTAGAGATCCTGCATGCCGTCGCGCAAAACATACTGAGGGTGATGCGACAGCAAGAGGGGCCAACTATACTCGAGGTCCTATTGCAGAACGATATGCTCGCACGGCTGTATACCGAGCCTGTCATGTATGCCCGCGCGAACCGCTATCTTGGTAGAGTAGCGGGGGCGATCTCGCACCGATATCCTCGATGCAAGATATTGGAG ATTGGTGCAGGCACGGGAGGTGCAACAGGAGCCATGTTTAACGGCCTCGACGGGGCGTACAGCTCGTACACGTTCACCGACATATCGAGCAGCTTCTTTGCGAAAGCACAGGACAAATTCAaagacgaggtcgaccgcATGGTTTTCAAAACTCTCGACGTGGAGAAAGACCCAGCAGAACAGGAATTCTCGCCGGGCACGTACGACATTGTGGTCGCCTCCAACGTTCTACACGCCACCAAAGACATTGAGCAATCCCTTACTAACGTCCGGAAGCTTCTCAAGCCAGGTGGATtcttgctcctcttggagaTCACGGACGTTGACAAGGTTCTCGTGCCTTTCCTGATGGGTGCCGTTCCCGGCTGGTGGTTGTTCGAGGACAAATGGCGGGCGGGGACGTATAGCCCACTTCTCCCAGCATCCAAATGGGATCAAGTACTCCGACAAGTTGGGTTCGATACGGGGACCGAGTTCGTGTTCAATGATATGGAGAATGAACACCTGTCTAGTGTCATGGTTGCACGAGCGACAGACCAGGAGTGGAACGCCTTCCAGAGTGGCGCGACAACTTCGAAGACTGCTTTCAAGACAGACAACCTTATGATCATAGCGGGTCCGAATCAATCTGGTGGCAACCTCAGCTCCAGCGGTCGTTTGGCGACTGGCGTTGTATCAGCGTTGTCCCAGTTCAGCAGCACCAAGGACCACCGGCATCCTCTACAGATCGCCAcgctcgacggccttgaggccgcggcggcctcgccccTTCTCGGGAATAGCCTGATACTGGTCGTCTCGGATTTCGACAAGCCGGTGCTGGACGACACAAAGCCCGCAGAATGGGAGGCTCTCAAACACGTCTTCACCCGGGCAGGTCATGAGATCATCTGGGTAACGCGGAGGAGAATCCGTGGCGATGATCCAAAGCAAAACATGATCGTGGGACTGGGGCGGTGCGCTCGTTTCGAAAACCCGGCCCTGAAGCTCCAGTTTGTCGACCTGGATGATGAGAACTGCGCCGACGCTATTAGGACTCTGGCGCTGATGACATGCCAAGCACGTGTTATAACGCCGGTCGTTCGAGACACCGGCTCAGGCGACACGGCCTGGCTGCGTTCGATGGAGCCCGAGGTTGCCATTGAGAAAGGTCGACTGATGCTGCCGCGTCTCGTTCGTCTCCGTGACGCTGATAAGCGTTACTTGGCGCGTCGCGCGGGCCTCGTGCCAGATGACGAGGACCCAGTAGCCGAAAGTGATGCGGACGAGGACCAAGAAAGGCACTGTTATGGGGCTTCTAGGGATAAGACTCCGTCACGATCGAAGGAAAGCTTGGGTAGCGTGCCGCATCCAGATCTTCCGCAACTATCTCCTCCACTGTCAGTGGATGAAGGTTGCTTTCCTGGCTCCAGCCCTGAGCGAGAGCTTCGTCTCTCACACCCACATGGACTTCGACTGAACGGACCACACGAGGCTCCCCTGTTCATCTCGCTCTCGAGTGATGGGGAGTCAGGAAAGGCCGTTGTGATATCGACACGCTGCCCCGACGATCCGGCCATCGCCTCGACCCAAGCCGGTGCTTTCCCCGTGTGCGCTCCCAAAGAACTTTTGGCATCAGCAGATGCTGAAGAAGCATTCCTCTCGGCAGTTGTCCATTCTGTTGCGGCAACCATGGTCTTCCAAGCCACAATCAACTGCGGGGAAGCTTCAGCGGCCATTGTGGTGATAGAGCCGAACGCTACTTTTGAGCATCTCCTCACCCAACTTGCAGAGCGACACGAAACCCACTTATACGTCGTCACGTCTAGAACGCCGCCGCAAGGGAGATACCGCAGCAACACTGACACGTCATTGGGTCCGGTGGCTGTGAGTTACCTCCACCCAAGACTTTCAGCCCACAAAGCGAAGACGCTGCTATCCAAGAATAGGGCCGGTGTCATCGTGGACTGCACCTCCTTCAGGAGCCCTGGCCTTACTACTGAATTCCCTTACAACGCGATAAGCTTCGAGTTCCCCAAGCATTGGAAGCGTTTCAGCGAAGAACAGCCTATGGCATGGGTCAGCAAGAGTTGGCAAGCTTCAGCCCCCGGTCAAGTTCCTTTCCATCCTTCGAGCCTACCAGTATCAACCAGCGGACTGTCCACTCTCGTTGGAAATGCGATCGTCCTGGCAGTAGACATGTTGTCAACGTCTGATGCTCTGCTCAAGACCAACAAAGTCGCCATGCTTGACTGGCGTGCCGAAACAAGGACGACAACGCCAATCCACAAACATGGACAGACCCAGACCCGTCTTCTTCCAAATCCACGAACTCTCTTCTGCCCGGACAAAACTTACCTTTTTGCCGGCATAACCAGCGATCTCGGACTATCCATTGCCAAGTGGATGGCCGAGAACGGCGCCCGATCGTTTGCCCTGACCAGCCGCAGTCCAAAGATTCCACCCGTGTGGCTTCAGGAGATGAGCAAGCTCGGCGCCCAGGCGGTCCGCGTATTCAGCATGGACGTGACGGATCCAGACTCCGTCAACCGCACATGCGACACAATCAGCAACTCCATGGCCCCGGTTGGAGGCGTCGTATTCGGCGCCATGGTTCTGAAAGACACTCTGCTGGAGAACATGCCCCTCGAAACCCTACAAGCGACGATGGCCCCCAAAGTCAAGGGCGCACATCTCGTGGAGGATTATTACCGAGACACCGAACTCgacttcttcatcttcatgtCGAGCATGTCTGCCATCGTCGGGATCAGGGGCCAGTCCAACTACTGCGCGGGAAACATGTATGGCCGGGCGCTGGTCGCCAACCGTCGCGCGCGCGGCTTGGCTGCGTCGACAATCGATCTCTCCACCGTGTTCGGGGTTGGGCATTTCGCCAATGCGGGAGCCTCCAACCTTCAAACAGTCCACGCCAATCTGGAGGGCTTCAACACCTTGGCAATCGGCGAAGCCGAGTTGATCGATTCCTTTCATGAAGCCATCTTGCGGGGGTCACCGGAGGCGTCCGCCACAGGGGAAGTCATCATCGGGCTCGGCTCCGAGACGGCCATGTCTCCTGACCAACCTGTCCCGGCTGCTTGGCACGATAACCCTCGCTTCGCAAACTTCACAGCGCGTGCTGATAGGCGACATGGACCAAGGGGAGGTGCCGGGACGGGGGCAGGGGCCCGAAGTGCCGGGACTGGCAGAAACGTCCGCGAGGAGCTGGCACGCAGCACCACAGAGGAAGCGCGGTTGACGACTTTGAGCACCTGTTTCGTCGCCCGGATCCAAGAGATTATGCAGCTCTCTGCGTCTACTCTAAGGATGGATGTTCCGCTGACGGACTTGGGCATTGACTCGCTGGTTGCCGTTGATTTGCGTGGTTGGTTTTTCAAAGAGCTCGAGGTGAGCGTTCCTGTTTTGAGTATTCTCAACGGAGAAAGCGTGAAGGATGTATGCCGAACCATACTCTCGCAAGTATAG
- a CDS encoding Nucleoside-diphosphate-sugar epimerase, with product MPAQAIPVNILLIGASGYIGGSVLAHLCSRPNNAGLHISALVRKPADSDAIKSSYPQVETVLGDLGDERLLYDAAAGSDVVIYAARNTQEGVEPLMSGLAGEARNGLESSQEQASRNRPALFIMLSAIISLADPKNLRLGEPPLDSSKAMSDVEDRNAIMSLPEYHWHVAQERVFIRLAAEKGRGIITPVVMSLPFTVGNGTGPVRTRGFVHDYAKALLHRPGKKPFVMGQGRNAWSWSSPRDLAAAVVFVMDWWKGNPNDNDLQGYIYAESGQLEMRKLARYVGQVSGSVSAGQEEEPSTSSDGCESLQYPQFAELMPELPGLWGVSAVCQADKLRSKGWKPMATSWEPLVDEVVRSSCV from the coding sequence ATGCCTGCACAAGCAATTCCAGTAAACATACTTCTAATCGGAGCGTCCGGTTATATCGGCGGCTCCGTCCTGGCTCATCTTTGCTCCCGTCCGAACAATGCCGGCCTTCACATTTCGGCACTTGTGCGCAAACCGGCGGATTCGGACGCCATCAAGAGCTCGTATCCCCAGGTAGAAACAGTCCTGGGCGATCTTGGCGATGAAAGGCTTCTCTACGATGCGGCTGCGGGGTCAGATGTTGTGATTTACGCGGCGCGAAACACCCAAGAAGGCGTCGAGCCTCTCATGTCAGGGCTCGCTGGTGAGGCGAGGAATGGTCTCGAGAGCTCTCAGGAGCAAGCTTCAAGAAATCGCCCTGCACTTTTCATCATGCTCAGTGCCATCATATCTCTCGCGGATCCAAAGAACCTTCGCCTCGGCGAACCTCCTTTGGACTCCAGCAAGGCTATGAGCGACGTGGAAGACAGGAACGCCATCATGAGCCTCCCAGAATACCACTGGCATGTAGCACAAGAACGGGTTTTCATCCGTCTCGCAGCAGAGAAGGGCCGGGGCATCATCACGCCGGTTGTGATGAGCCTTCCATTTACCGTGGGCAACGGGACAGGCCCGGTCCGGACCCGGGGCTTCGTGCACGACTACGCCAAGGCTTTGCTCCACCGCCCGGGCAAGAAGCCCTTCGTTATGGGCCAGGGACGCAATGCTTGGAGCTGGAGCTCACCGCGCGACTTGGCCGCAGCCGTGGTGTTTGTGATGGACTGGTGGAAGGGAAACCCGAATGACAACGACCTCCAAGGCTACATCTATGCCGAGTCTGGGCAACTGGAAATGCGCAAGTTAGCCCGCTACGTGGGTCAGGTTTCCGGTTCCGTTTCTGCCGGACAAGaggaagagcccagcacATCGTCGGATGGGTGCGAATCGCTGCAGTATCCCCAGTTCGCGGAACTCATGCCGGAGCTGCCTGGGCTTTGGGGTGTCAGCGCAGTGTGCCAGGCTGATAAATTGAGGAGCAAGGGGTGGAAGCCTATGGCAACCAGCTGGGAGCCGCTTGTGGACGAAGTTGTCAGGTCTTCGTGTGTCTAA
- a CDS encoding Benzoate 4-monooxygenase cytochrome P450: protein MTDPYVGSHHDTAVAKGAHGQPQAVNIWLLVEFIVLLSTLYWSSVWLYRVTLHPLARYPGPKLWAASCLVQTYYAMKGEFAFKVADLHAEYGPVVRLGPSAVSYIDERAWEDIHGKHDGRKQLKKAKEFVPTSPPNGAQGLVFVRDDKAHGRIRRNFSHGFSDKALRDQEGLIGRYFDKLVARLRRSVAEDAPINMMKWYQLATFDVVGDLTYGENIGCLEDDAHELHKWIDNLYYIVKAMFLLGFMRDFLRLDQLLLVVMTSDKLPLKKNKHRTLLINKLNRRLGCTEPRSDFMEYVIRNLDTPTGISYDEMMMTSSNILMAGAETTAMTLSGATYLLCQHPEALATLTAEIRGAFASGDEIHMTTTTDRNLPYLSGVVEETLRLFPPVPTTLPRVTPPEGHFIAGRFVPGNSQVFVNQLAAYRWPAHFAESSSFRPERWLKSEVGTLYDADTKGVLKPFSTGPRNCIGKHLAYGEVRTILAKILWEFDLQLAPESDGWMESLKIYGVWEKRPLMVRFRPALRERPGTVA from the exons ATGACAGACCCCTATGTCGGCTCTCACCACGACACCGCCGTGGCGAAAGGGGCACATGGCCAGCCTCAAGCAGTGAATATCTGGTTGCTTGTCGAGTTCATCGTTCTTCTCTCCACTCTTTACTGGTCTTCGGTATGGCTCTATCGAGTCACTCTCCATCCCCTAGCCCGATACCCAGGCCCCAAGTTATGGGCAGCCTCGTGTCTAGTGCAGACGTACTATGCAATGAAGGGGGAGTTTGCTTTCAAAGTAGCCGACCTGCATGCTGAATACGGGCCAGTGGTGCGTCTCGGGCCTTCGGCGGTGTCCTACATTGACGAAAGAGCCTGGGAAGATATTCACGGAAAGCATGATGGCCGCAAACAGTTGAAAAAAGCCAAGGAATTTGTGCCGACAAGCCCGCCTAATGGGGCTCAGGGTCTGGTTTTTGTCCGTGATGACAAGGCCCACGGCCGGATAAGACGCAACTTTTCACACGGCTTCTCCGACAAAGCCCTCAGAGACCAGGAGGGCCTCATCGGGCGATACTTTGACAAACTAGTAGCGAGGCTGCGACGGTCGGTCGCAGAAGATGCGCCTATCAACATGATGAAATGGTACCAACTCGCCACTTTTGACGTTGTTGGCGATCTCACTTACGGAGAGAACATCGGCTGCCTGGAGGATGATGCCCACGAACTACAT AAATGGATCGACAATCTTTATTACATCGTTAAAGCCATGTTTTTGCTTGGCTTCATGAGAGACTTTCTCCGCCTGGACCAGCTCCTCTTGGTTGTCATGACGTCCGACAAGCTACCGCTCAAGAAGAACAAACACCGCACACTTCTTATCAACAAGCTGAACCGTCGGCTGGGGTGCACCGAGCCCCGGAGCGATTTCATGGAGTACGTGATACGCAACCTGGACACCCCTACGGGCATCTCGTATgacgagatgatgatgacatCGTCCAACATTCTGATGGCCGGTGCCGAAACCACGGCAATGACTCTTTCAGGCGCAACTTACCTCTTGTGTCAACATCCGGAGGCACTGGCGACCTTAACCGCCGAGATCCGCGGCGCTTTCGCTTCAGGCGATGAGATTCACATGACAACGACCACAGACCGAAATCTCCCCTATCTTTCCGGGGTGGTTGAGGAGACATTACGATTGTTCCCCCCCGTTCCGACAACCTTGCCACGAGTGACCCCTCCTGAGGGCCACTTCATTGCCGGGCGCTTTGTTCCTGGGAACTCCCAGGTTTTTGTCAATCAGTTGGCCGCCTACCGGTGGCCGGCACATTTTGCTGAATCTTCTTCCTTCCGGCCGGAGCGTTGGCTGAAGAGCGAAGTCGGGACGCTGTACGATGCAGACACCAAAGGCGTTTTGAAGCCGTTTTCGACTGGTCCGAGAAACTGCATCGGGAAACACTTAGCGTATGGAGAAGTGCGCACTATACTTGCCAAGATCTTGTGGGAGTTTGACCTTCAACTTGCTCCCGAGAGCGACGGTTGGATGGAGAGCTTGAAAATCTACGGCGTGTGGGAAAAGAGGCCCTTGATGGTTCGATTTCGCCCGGCCCTTAGGGAACGACCAGGAACTGTAGCTTGA